In Sphingomonas sp. R1, a single genomic region encodes these proteins:
- a CDS encoding response regulator codes for MMQLAHAVDLETRLLIVDDDPGIRELTAAFLCQHGYVVDTAEDATSMRAALAANDYALVVLDLMMPGEDGLSILRTMDRQTGPAVIFHSVLSEDIDRIVGLEMGADDYVAKPANPRELLARIRSVLRRFATTPVAAGAPERSFLRFARWRLDPVGRQLYDPDGVLINLSDGEFRLLLALVERPRRVLTRDALLDYSRGAHAEHFDRAIDVQMSRLRKKLARPGDDELIRTIRNEGYMFVAEVTTK; via the coding sequence ATGATGCAGTTAGCTCACGCCGTGGACCTCGAAACCCGTCTCCTGATCGTCGACGACGACCCCGGAATTCGCGAACTCACCGCCGCGTTCCTCTGCCAGCACGGCTATGTCGTGGACACGGCGGAGGATGCGACCTCGATGCGCGCCGCCCTTGCCGCGAACGACTATGCGCTCGTCGTGCTCGACCTGATGATGCCCGGCGAAGACGGTCTTTCGATCCTGCGCACGATGGACCGCCAGACGGGTCCGGCGGTCATCTTCCACTCGGTGCTGAGCGAAGATATCGATCGCATCGTCGGCCTGGAAATGGGTGCGGACGATTATGTCGCGAAACCCGCCAATCCGCGCGAGTTGCTGGCCCGCATTCGATCGGTCCTGCGCCGCTTTGCCACGACGCCTGTAGCCGCCGGTGCACCGGAACGCAGCTTCCTGCGCTTTGCCCGCTGGCGGCTCGATCCGGTGGGGCGACAGCTCTATGACCCGGACGGGGTGCTGATCAACCTTTCGGACGGCGAGTTCCGGCTGCTGCTCGCGCTGGTCGAGCGGCCGCGCCGGGTACTCACCCGGGATGCGCTGCTCGACTATTCGCGCGGCGCCCATGCCGAGCATTTCGATCGCGCGATCGACGTGCAGATGAGCCGCCTGCGGAAGAAGCTCGCGCGCCCGGGTGACGACGAACTGATCCGGACGATCCGCAACGAAGGCTATATGTTCGTGGCCGAAGTCACCACCAAGTGA
- a CDS encoding MFS transporter, translating into MASASAPALDRGTRLRSILGGSAGNLVEWYDWYAYAALASYLAPHFFAPGTAQDLNAWIVFAIGFFMRPIGGWLMGVYGDRHGRKAGLRLSVTLMCAGSLIIALTPGYAAIGSWATAALVIARLLQGLSLGGEYGASATYLSEMAGRRHRGFFSSFQYVTLISGQLVALVALLALQAILPEADLRAWGWRLPFALGGALALLVYWLRRRLAETRSFANRDRAAASGAFALFRQHPREALLVLLLTAGGTLAFYAYTIYPITFLKKTAGFSDAAATQVNAAALFVFMLVQPLAGALSDRIGRKPLMIGFGVLGLLFTYPIFVALEGVRDGRTAFLLMTAALLIVTGYTAINAVVKAELFPAHIRTLGVALPYALANALFGGTAPSVALWFKQAGWERGFYWYVTAMIGISLVTYATMRDTARNSRIAED; encoded by the coding sequence ATGGCCTCTGCTTCCGCACCCGCGCTGGACCGCGGCACACGATTGCGGTCGATCCTTGGCGGATCGGCCGGCAACCTGGTCGAATGGTATGACTGGTATGCCTATGCGGCGCTGGCCAGCTATCTTGCCCCCCATTTCTTCGCACCGGGCACCGCGCAGGATCTGAACGCCTGGATCGTGTTCGCCATCGGGTTCTTCATGCGGCCGATCGGCGGATGGCTGATGGGCGTCTATGGTGATCGGCATGGCCGCAAGGCGGGCCTCCGCCTTTCTGTTACGCTGATGTGCGCCGGCTCGCTGATCATCGCGCTGACGCCGGGGTATGCCGCGATCGGCAGCTGGGCGACCGCGGCACTGGTGATCGCACGCCTGCTCCAGGGCCTGTCGCTGGGTGGCGAATATGGTGCCAGCGCGACCTATTTGTCGGAAATGGCAGGGCGGCGGCACCGCGGGTTCTTCTCCAGCTTCCAATATGTCACGCTGATCTCCGGCCAGCTGGTCGCGCTCGTGGCGCTGCTGGCGCTCCAGGCGATACTGCCCGAGGCGGATCTGCGCGCCTGGGGCTGGCGCCTGCCCTTCGCGCTGGGCGGCGCGCTGGCGCTGCTCGTCTACTGGCTGCGCCGCCGACTGGCCGAAACGCGGAGCTTCGCCAATCGGGACCGTGCGGCCGCGTCGGGCGCCTTCGCGCTCTTTCGCCAGCATCCCCGCGAAGCACTGCTCGTCCTGCTGCTCACCGCCGGGGGCACGCTCGCCTTCTACGCCTATACCATCTACCCGATCACCTTCCTCAAGAAGACTGCCGGCTTCTCCGATGCGGCGGCGACGCAGGTGAATGCCGCGGCGCTGTTCGTGTTCATGCTGGTCCAGCCGCTGGCAGGCGCGCTGTCCGACCGGATCGGCCGCAAGCCGCTGATGATCGGCTTTGGGGTGCTGGGCCTGCTCTTCACCTACCCCATCTTCGTGGCGCTGGAGGGCGTCCGCGACGGCCGCACGGCGTTTTTGCTGATGACGGCAGCATTGCTGATCGTCACCGGCTATACCGCGATCAACGCGGTGGTGAAGGCGGAGCTGTTCCCGGCGCATATCCGCACCCTCGGCGTGGCGCTGCCCTATGCGCTGGCCAACGCCCTGTTCGGCGGTACCGCTCCGTCGGTGGCGCTGTGGTTCAAGCAGGCAGGGTGGGAGCGCGGCTTCTACTGGTACGTCACCGCGATGATCGGAATTTCGCTCGTCACCTATGCGACGATGCGCGACACCGCCCGCAACAGCCGCATCGCGGAGGACTGA
- the cysD gene encoding sulfate adenylyltransferase subunit CysD — MDSAIASPPPLTHLQRLEAESIHILREVVAEAERPVMLYSIGKDSAVMLHLARKAFYPAPPPFPLLHVDTTWKFRAMYEMRERSAKAAGMELLVHQNPDAKARDINPFDHGGLHTDLWKTEGLKQALDKYGFDAAFGGARRDEEKSRAKERIFSFRTASHRWDPKNQRPELWRLYNARKAKGESIRVFPLSNWTELDIWQYILAEGIEIVPLYFAAPRPTVERDGMLLMVDDERFRLHPGEVPVERSIRFRTLGCYPLTGAVESSADTLETVIQEMLLTTTSERQGRAIDHDQAASMEKKKQEGYF; from the coding sequence ATGGATTCCGCCATCGCATCGCCGCCGCCGCTGACCCATCTTCAGCGGCTCGAGGCAGAGAGCATCCACATCCTGCGCGAAGTCGTCGCCGAGGCCGAACGGCCCGTGATGCTCTATTCGATCGGCAAGGACAGCGCGGTGATGCTGCACCTCGCGCGCAAGGCCTTTTACCCGGCCCCCCCGCCCTTCCCGCTGCTGCATGTCGACACGACCTGGAAGTTTCGGGCGATGTACGAAATGCGCGAGCGCTCGGCGAAGGCGGCAGGCATGGAACTGCTGGTTCACCAGAACCCGGACGCCAAGGCGCGCGACATCAACCCGTTCGACCATGGCGGCCTGCACACCGATTTGTGGAAGACCGAGGGCCTGAAGCAGGCACTCGACAAATACGGTTTCGACGCAGCGTTCGGCGGCGCCCGGCGCGACGAGGAGAAGAGCCGCGCCAAGGAACGCATCTTCAGCTTCCGCACGGCGTCGCACCGCTGGGACCCGAAGAACCAGCGCCCCGAATTGTGGCGACTCTACAATGCCCGCAAGGCCAAGGGCGAGAGCATCCGCGTGTTCCCGCTCTCCAACTGGACCGAGCTCGACATCTGGCAATACATCCTTGCCGAAGGTATCGAGATCGTGCCGCTCTACTTCGCCGCGCCCCGCCCGACAGTGGAGCGCGACGGTATGCTGCTGATGGTCGATGACGAGCGCTTCCGGCTGCACCCCGGCGAAGTGCCGGTGGAGCGCTCGATCCGCTTCCGGACACTGGGCTGCTATCCGCTCACCGGTGCGGTGGAAAGCTCCGCCGACACGCTGGAAACGGTGATCCAGGAAATGCTGCTGACCACAACCAGCGAGCGCCAGGGCCGCGCGATCGACCATGATCAGGCCGCCAGCATGGAGAAGAAGAAGCAGGAGGGGTATTTC
- a CDS encoding EAL domain-containing protein, whose product MSAIAAHLQSALQATESAAAGRDLIELSFVAADAADAAAQLDALRIGILSAQRALELRARIEFEIGAAWISGEAPDPLRLLEAAEAALARAGSEGGLCMIDLSVAGGSIDRLTLIAELPRAIEDGEMFLHYQPKINVRQQQVASAEALIRWQHPERGLVLPGDFIAAAEESGQIGELTLWTLRQVIADQRALAASGHDIPLFLNISGMLLADTGFIDEACAIITANPEAKLGFEITETAVIRDPESAIRHLQQFADHGVVLAIDDYGAGLSSLAYLKQLPAKELKIDKMFVTQLTSSHRDPLIVRSTIDLAHALEMEVTAEGVETPAALALLSVMGCDLVQGYLISRPVPFGALCAYLGEQDRLVETMASRPVFLRSGSSWKRA is encoded by the coding sequence ATGTCCGCGATCGCCGCGCATCTGCAGTCTGCGCTTCAGGCCACTGAATCGGCAGCTGCCGGACGCGATCTGATCGAACTCAGCTTTGTTGCGGCGGATGCGGCGGACGCGGCTGCGCAACTGGATGCGCTGCGTATCGGCATCCTGTCCGCGCAGCGCGCCCTGGAGCTTCGCGCCAGGATCGAGTTCGAAATCGGTGCCGCATGGATATCCGGCGAGGCGCCCGACCCGCTTCGTCTGCTAGAGGCTGCCGAAGCTGCGCTGGCCCGCGCCGGGAGCGAGGGCGGCCTTTGCATGATCGACCTGTCCGTTGCGGGCGGCTCGATCGATCGCCTGACGCTCATCGCGGAATTGCCGCGCGCGATCGAAGACGGCGAGATGTTCCTGCACTATCAACCGAAGATCAATGTCCGCCAGCAGCAGGTGGCAAGCGCGGAGGCGCTGATCCGGTGGCAGCATCCCGAGCGCGGGCTGGTGCTTCCCGGCGACTTCATCGCCGCTGCCGAGGAGTCCGGCCAGATCGGTGAGCTCACGCTCTGGACGCTCCGCCAGGTGATCGCGGATCAGCGCGCGCTGGCAGCGAGCGGGCACGACATTCCGCTGTTCCTCAACATCTCGGGCATGCTTCTCGCCGACACGGGCTTCATCGACGAGGCCTGCGCGATCATCACGGCCAATCCGGAGGCCAAGCTCGGCTTCGAGATTACCGAGACGGCCGTCATTCGCGATCCCGAGAGCGCCATTCGCCACCTGCAGCAATTCGCCGATCACGGCGTGGTGCTTGCGATCGACGATTACGGCGCCGGCCTGTCCTCCCTTGCCTATCTCAAGCAGCTTCCTGCCAAGGAACTGAAGATCGACAAGATGTTCGTCACGCAGCTGACCTCGAGCCATCGCGATCCGCTGATCGTCCGCTCGACGATCGATTTGGCGCACGCGCTGGAGATGGAGGTCACCGCGGAGGGCGTGGAGACGCCGGCGGCGCTCGCGCTGCTCAGCGTGATGGGCTGCGATCTGGTGCAGGGCTATCTGATCTCGCGACCGGTGCCGTTCGGCGCGCTGTGCGCGTATCTCGGCGAACAGGACCGCCTGGTCGAGACCATGGCCAGCCGCCCGGTATTTCTTCGGTCCGGAAGTTCCTGGAAGCGCGCGTGA
- a CDS encoding response regulator, whose product MNILFIEDDPMNRRVVKDMLDVAGATMAEAAWAEEGLARIDSETFDIVLVDLRMPGTDGFETIRRIRARQDAKAELPIIVVTADTAVDLRERCMVTGADDVLFKPVAMDALFDAIGRVLARRGGAILA is encoded by the coding sequence ATGAACATCCTGTTCATCGAGGACGACCCGATGAATCGCCGCGTTGTCAAGGATATGCTCGACGTTGCCGGCGCGACGATGGCCGAGGCTGCCTGGGCCGAGGAAGGCCTGGCCCGAATCGATTCCGAAACGTTCGATATCGTTCTGGTCGACTTGCGCATGCCCGGTACCGACGGGTTCGAGACGATCCGGCGGATTCGCGCGCGGCAGGACGCCAAGGCCGAACTGCCGATCATCGTCGTCACCGCGGACACGGCCGTCGATTTGCGGGAACGCTGCATGGTGACTGGCGCCGACGATGTGCTGTTCAAGCCCGTCGCGATGGATGCGCTGTTCGACGCGATCGGCCGGGTACTCGCGCGGCGCGGCGGCGCGATCCTCGCCTGA
- a CDS encoding UDP-glucose dehydrogenase family protein → MRIAMIGTGYVGLVSGACFSDFGHEVICVDKDARKIELLHQNVMPIYEPGLDALVASNVKAGRLSFTTDLAEGVKDADAVFIAVGTPSRRGDGHADLSYVFAAAREIAENLTKPSVIVTKSTVPVGTGDEVERIIAEVAPNSGAKVVSNPEFLREGAAIEDFKRPDRVVVGTEDEFARQVMREIYRPLSLNQSAPVLFTGRRTSELIKYAANAFLAVKITFINEIADLCEQVGADVQEVSRGIGMDNRIGGKFLHAGPGYGGSCFPKDTLALMKTAADNETPLRIVEATVQVNDARKRAMGRKVIKAMGGDVRGKTVGILGLTFKPNTDDMRDAPSLSIIAALQDAGATVKAYDPEGVEQAAKLLTDVEFVANPYAAAEGSDALVIVTEWDAFRALDLTRIKNSLNAPVLVDLRNIYPPAELERAGLQYTGVGKPSRD, encoded by the coding sequence GTGCGCATTGCGATGATCGGCACGGGCTATGTGGGCCTGGTATCCGGAGCTTGCTTCTCGGACTTCGGCCATGAAGTCATCTGCGTGGACAAGGACGCGCGGAAGATCGAGTTGCTGCACCAGAACGTCATGCCCATCTACGAGCCGGGCCTCGACGCGCTGGTCGCCAGCAACGTCAAGGCGGGCCGCCTCTCCTTCACCACCGATCTCGCCGAAGGCGTGAAGGACGCCGATGCCGTGTTCATCGCGGTCGGCACCCCCAGCCGCCGCGGCGACGGCCATGCCGATCTCTCCTACGTCTTCGCCGCCGCGCGTGAGATCGCCGAGAACCTCACCAAGCCGAGCGTGATCGTCACCAAGTCGACCGTTCCCGTCGGCACCGGTGACGAGGTCGAGCGGATCATCGCCGAGGTTGCGCCCAACAGCGGCGCCAAGGTTGTTTCCAACCCCGAATTCCTGCGCGAGGGCGCAGCGATCGAGGACTTCAAGCGCCCCGACCGCGTCGTCGTCGGTACCGAGGACGAGTTCGCCCGCCAGGTGATGCGCGAGATCTACCGTCCGCTGTCGCTCAACCAGTCGGCCCCCGTGCTGTTCACCGGTCGCCGTACCAGCGAACTGATCAAGTACGCTGCCAATGCCTTCCTCGCGGTGAAGATCACCTTCATCAACGAGATTGCGGACCTGTGCGAGCAGGTGGGCGCGGACGTGCAGGAAGTGTCGCGCGGCATCGGCATGGACAACCGCATCGGCGGCAAGTTCCTCCACGCCGGGCCCGGCTATGGCGGCTCGTGCTTCCCGAAGGATACGCTGGCGCTGATGAAGACCGCGGCCGACAACGAGACGCCGCTGCGCATCGTCGAAGCCACCGTGCAGGTGAACGACGCCCGCAAGCGCGCGATGGGCCGCAAGGTCATCAAGGCAATGGGCGGCGACGTGCGCGGCAAGACCGTCGGCATTCTCGGCCTCACCTTCAAGCCGAACACCGACGACATGCGCGACGCCCCCAGCCTGTCGATCATCGCGGCGCTGCAGGATGCCGGCGCCACCGTGAAGGCCTATGATCCGGAAGGCGTCGAACAGGCTGCCAAGCTGCTTACCGATGTCGAATTCGTCGCCAACCCCTATGCGGCGGCTGAAGGTTCGGACGCGCTGGTGATCGTCACCGAGTGGGACGCGTTCCGCGCGCTCGACCTTACCCGCATCAAGAACAGCCTCAACGCGCCGGTTCTGGTCGATCTGCGCAACATCTATCCGCCGGCGGAGCTCGAGCGCGCCGGCCTGCAATATACCGGCGTCGGCAAGCCTAGCCGCGACTGA
- a CDS encoding intradiol ring-cleavage dioxygenase, protein MNALSSRRRALGWFTGAGTAAILAACDGGSSSSGTATTASATPTPTPTPTSTPTPTPTPTATTSGSCVVDPTETNGPYPADGTNSSSGVTSNALTASNVVRSDIRASFIGSSTTVAAGVQLTLTLTVVDVNSACAPLAGYAVYIWHCNRDGKYSLYDLPSESYLRGVGVTDANGKVTFTTIFPGCYSGRWPHIHFEVFSSLATATSGRYATLISQLAMPAAACSTVYTSASGYSTSLTNLASISIARDNVFGDNTAAQIAQQTPTLSGSIDAGYTATAVIGIAR, encoded by the coding sequence ATGAACGCGCTTTCCAGCCGCCGACGGGCGCTCGGCTGGTTCACCGGCGCCGGTACCGCCGCCATCCTGGCGGCCTGCGATGGCGGATCGAGCAGCAGCGGCACCGCCACGACGGCAAGCGCCACCCCCACCCCGACGCCGACCCCCACCAGCACACCGACGCCGACGCCGACCCCCACCGCGACGACGAGCGGCAGCTGCGTCGTCGATCCCACGGAAACCAACGGCCCCTATCCCGCGGACGGCACCAACAGCTCGTCGGGCGTCACCTCGAATGCGCTCACTGCCTCCAACGTGGTGCGCAGCGACATCCGCGCCAGCTTCATCGGCAGCTCCACCACCGTCGCGGCCGGGGTACAGCTGACGCTCACCTTGACGGTGGTGGACGTGAACAGCGCCTGCGCCCCGCTCGCCGGCTATGCGGTCTATATCTGGCACTGCAACCGGGACGGGAAATACTCGCTCTACGACCTGCCGAGCGAAAGCTATCTTCGCGGCGTGGGGGTTACCGATGCCAATGGCAAGGTGACGTTCACCACGATCTTCCCGGGCTGCTATTCCGGGCGGTGGCCGCACATCCATTTCGAGGTGTTCTCCAGCCTCGCCACCGCGACCAGCGGCCGATACGCCACGCTCATCTCGCAGCTGGCGATGCCGGCGGCGGCGTGCAGCACGGTCTACACCTCCGCCAGCGGCTACAGCACCAGCCTCACCAACCTGGCCAGCATCTCGATCGCCCGCGACAATGTGTTCGGCGACAATACCGCCGCCCAGATCGCGCAGCAGACGCCGACGCTGAGCGGCAGCATCGATGCAGGCTACACCGCAACCGCGGTGATCGGAATCGCGCGCTGA
- the rpsU gene encoding 30S ribosomal protein S21, with protein MQIIVRDNNVDQALRALKKKLQREGVYREMKLRRHYEKPSEKRARERAAAVRRARKLERKRMERDSAR; from the coding sequence ATGCAAATCATCGTTCGCGACAACAACGTCGACCAGGCGCTGCGGGCGCTCAAGAAGAAGCTGCAGCGTGAAGGCGTCTATCGCGAGATGAAGCTGCGCCGTCACTACGAGAAGCCCAGCGAAAAGCGCGCGCGCGAGCGTGCCGCCGCTGTGCGCCGCGCCCGCAAGCTGGAGCGCAAGCGCATGGAGCGCGACAGCGCCCGTTGA
- a CDS encoding ATP-binding protein — MMLFAITSAAVVMLVQFAMVFRGPPPGFGPVPIARIADALRTGHAPVTAHGQTLILRFSEGDRFGRSEERAFPDRDRAIAGLIPVPADQIRGYYEWPVHDPDQDIHGSFSIGRRTEKGWLVASVSRAPGLGRWRIAILQWMLVTLVILSLLAWAAARRISRPIRRLAEAAKRARLGAPEAIPLQGPREIRDLGKAMEAMQTRILQQAENRTVMLAAMAHDLGTPLSRLAFWIEQLPDAARDRAVADIDEMRAMLAATLRFTRDDRAHGEMVRLDLGSVIESLVDDLGAAGNAVTVDPGPRMVLVGDAQALRRLFGNLVENALRYGRAAEIWWAVEDGHGEILVDDKGPGFDPSRAEKLFAPFVRGESSRNRATGGTGLGLAIVRSIVELHGGEVMLENRPGGAGGRVRVRLPLAN, encoded by the coding sequence ATGATGCTGTTCGCCATCACCTCCGCGGCGGTGGTGATGCTGGTGCAGTTCGCGATGGTGTTTCGGGGGCCGCCGCCCGGCTTCGGCCCCGTCCCGATCGCGCGGATCGCGGATGCGTTGCGCACGGGTCATGCCCCGGTCACCGCGCACGGGCAGACGCTGATCCTGCGCTTTTCGGAAGGCGACCGCTTCGGGCGAAGCGAGGAACGCGCCTTCCCGGACCGCGACCGGGCCATTGCCGGCCTCATCCCCGTGCCCGCAGATCAGATCCGCGGCTATTATGAATGGCCGGTCCATGATCCGGACCAGGATATTCACGGCAGTTTCTCGATCGGCCGGCGTACCGAAAAGGGCTGGCTGGTCGCCTCGGTCAGCCGGGCGCCGGGGCTCGGCCGCTGGCGGATCGCGATTCTGCAGTGGATGCTGGTGACCCTCGTCATCCTGTCGCTGCTCGCATGGGCGGCGGCGCGGCGAATCTCGCGGCCGATCCGCCGCCTGGCGGAAGCGGCGAAGCGCGCACGGCTGGGCGCGCCGGAGGCGATCCCGCTGCAGGGCCCGCGCGAGATCCGCGATCTTGGCAAGGCGATGGAGGCGATGCAGACCCGCATCCTGCAGCAGGCCGAAAATCGCACCGTGATGCTCGCTGCGATGGCGCATGATCTCGGCACCCCCCTCTCCCGCCTCGCCTTCTGGATCGAGCAGTTGCCCGACGCCGCGCGCGACCGCGCCGTTGCCGACATTGACGAGATGCGGGCAATGCTGGCTGCGACGCTGCGCTTCACCCGCGACGATCGCGCGCACGGCGAAATGGTGCGCCTCGATTTGGGCAGCGTGATCGAGAGCCTGGTTGATGATCTCGGCGCGGCCGGCAACGCGGTAACCGTCGACCCCGGCCCCCGCATGGTGCTGGTCGGCGATGCCCAGGCGCTGAGGCGGCTGTTCGGCAATCTCGTCGAAAACGCGCTGCGCTACGGCCGGGCAGCCGAGATCTGGTGGGCGGTGGAGGACGGCCATGGCGAGATCCTCGTCGACGACAAGGGCCCGGGCTTCGACCCCTCTCGTGCCGAGAAGCTGTTCGCACCGTTCGTCCGCGGCGAAAGCTCGCGCAATCGCGCCACGGGCGGCACCGGGCTGGGGCTGGCAATCGTCCGTTCGATCGTGGAGCTCCACGGGGGCGAGGTGATGCTGGAGAATCGGCCCGGCGGCGCTGGGGGCCGGGTTCGCGTCCGCCTGCCGCTTGCAAACTGA
- a CDS encoding ATP-binding protein: protein MSARGGRGLAWLVAAAAMACGGVSAARAQQLPKEVAALVSQAKDRIVDQSADPVPLIDRVQLAGKRNADPAERALILGTALWLRAELQLRTDQVDAAKASLEEAQRTVAQIPGPVRLKGDLLLVLGNLYVMRDQAADALAAFQSAYRVFEQLREVRSQALALQSIGSLYALATDERRAERYFRQASLLYGGDDILSLTLHNSRGNVLLALDRYREATAEYTMAIALARKLGKTFLEVRILDNLARSQVESGNLDGAESTLNRAFSLANGSDTSGLRRLLNATAARLANEQGDTARAAGLIGKTFEGMDLATTTQEYRTPHLYAYLIYRRLDRNGLALRHLEALKRLSDEAAKVATTNSAALMAARFDYANQELTIQRLKTEQLRKAAQFQRALFLSLGAATLIVIVLLSVGLFTIRRSRNQVRAANAVLAGTNAALEKALQAKTEFLATTSHEIRTPLNGILGMTQVMLADRTLAGAVRERLEVVQGAGLTMRALVDDILDVAKMESGNLTIDPVPMDFAALANEVVRLWSEPAAAKGLGFVSDLAAAPGWIVSDPSRLRQLLFNLLSNALKFTAAGQIGLRATTSAEGMADRLQIAVFDTGIGIPADKLDDIFESFRQADSSTTRQYGGTGLGLTICRNLAQALGGTILVSSIPGQGSTFTLDLPLAYADAPAAAQDAPSGAGGVLILERNPITRAMLRAVFEKAVARLHFAADAQEALELLDLEQFAALIIDEAALATATLDPLETIASLCRAQPEILATLLVAKGTASGATQFMDAGITQVIEKPIAGAELLEMAVPASARTMDIVGKDPLVTQAA from the coding sequence GTGAGCGCACGGGGCGGGCGCGGTCTCGCCTGGCTTGTTGCCGCGGCAGCGATGGCGTGTGGTGGCGTTTCCGCCGCGCGCGCGCAGCAGCTCCCGAAGGAGGTTGCCGCGCTCGTCAGCCAGGCGAAGGACCGCATCGTCGATCAGTCCGCCGACCCCGTTCCGCTGATCGACCGGGTGCAACTGGCGGGGAAGCGGAATGCGGATCCCGCCGAACGTGCGCTGATTCTGGGAACGGCCTTGTGGTTGCGGGCCGAACTGCAGCTGCGGACCGATCAGGTCGATGCCGCCAAGGCTTCGCTGGAAGAAGCGCAGCGCACCGTAGCGCAAATTCCGGGTCCGGTGCGGCTCAAGGGCGACCTGCTGCTGGTGCTGGGCAATCTGTACGTGATGCGCGACCAGGCCGCCGATGCGCTTGCGGCGTTTCAGAGCGCGTATCGCGTCTTCGAGCAATTGCGTGAAGTGCGAAGTCAGGCGCTGGCGCTGCAATCGATCGGTTCGCTCTACGCGCTCGCCACGGACGAACGGCGTGCCGAACGTTATTTCCGGCAGGCCTCCCTGCTATACGGGGGCGACGACATCCTGTCGCTGACGCTGCACAACAGCCGCGGCAACGTGCTGCTCGCACTGGATCGGTATCGCGAGGCGACCGCGGAATATACGATGGCGATCGCGCTGGCGCGGAAACTGGGCAAGACGTTTCTGGAAGTGCGCATTCTCGACAATCTTGCGCGAAGCCAGGTCGAATCGGGCAATCTGGATGGTGCAGAGTCAACGCTGAACCGCGCCTTTTCGCTTGCGAACGGCAGCGATACCAGCGGGTTGCGTCGGCTGTTGAATGCGACCGCTGCCAGGCTGGCGAACGAGCAGGGTGACACGGCGCGGGCCGCCGGCCTTATCGGCAAGACCTTCGAGGGGATGGATCTCGCCACCACGACCCAGGAGTATCGGACGCCCCATCTCTATGCCTACCTCATCTATCGTCGGCTCGACCGTAACGGGCTGGCGCTGCGTCATCTCGAGGCGCTGAAGCGGCTCAGCGACGAGGCGGCGAAGGTCGCAACCACCAATAGTGCGGCGTTGATGGCGGCCCGGTTCGACTATGCGAACCAGGAACTCACGATCCAGCGGCTCAAGACCGAGCAGTTGCGCAAGGCAGCGCAGTTCCAGCGCGCGCTGTTCCTGTCGCTGGGCGCGGCGACGCTGATCGTCATCGTGCTGCTAAGCGTAGGCCTGTTCACGATCCGTCGCAGCCGGAACCAGGTGCGCGCCGCCAACGCCGTGCTTGCCGGTACCAATGCGGCGCTGGAAAAGGCGCTGCAGGCCAAGACCGAATTTCTCGCCACCACCAGCCACGAGATCCGGACGCCGCTCAACGGCATTCTCGGCATGACGCAGGTGATGCTCGCGGACCGCACCCTCGCCGGCGCGGTACGCGAACGGCTGGAGGTGGTGCAGGGCGCCGGCCTCACCATGCGTGCGCTGGTCGACGACATTCTGGACGTCGCCAAGATGGAAAGCGGCAATTTGACCATCGACCCGGTGCCGATGGACTTCGCCGCGCTGGCGAACGAGGTCGTGCGCCTCTGGTCGGAGCCGGCTGCCGCCAAGGGCCTCGGCTTCGTCAGCGATCTTGCCGCCGCGCCGGGATGGATCGTGAGCGATCCCAGCCGCCTGCGTCAGCTGCTCTTCAACCTGTTGTCCAACGCGCTGAAATTCACCGCCGCCGGGCAGATCGGGTTGCGCGCGACCACCTCTGCGGAGGGCATGGCCGATCGACTGCAGATCGCGGTGTTCGACACCGGCATCGGCATTCCGGCCGACAAGCTCGATGACATCTTCGAGAGCTTCCGCCAGGCGGATTCGAGCACGACCCGGCAATATGGCGGCACCGGCCTTGGGCTGACCATTTGTCGCAACCTCGCGCAGGCGCTGGGCGGCACGATCCTGGTGTCGAGCATCCCCGGGCAAGGCTCCACCTTCACCCTCGACCTGCCGCTGGCGTACGCCGATGCGCCCGCGGCGGCGCAGGATGCGCCCTCGGGGGCGGGGGGGGTGCTGATCCTCGAACGTAATCCCATCACGCGGGCGATGCTCCGCGCCGTATTCGAGAAGGCGGTGGCGCGGCTGCACTTCGCCGCCGATGCCCAGGAAGCGCTCGAGCTACTCGATTTGGAGCAGTTCGCGGCACTGATCATTGACGAGGCCGCCCTCGCCACCGCAACGCTCGACCCGTTGGAAACTATTGCGTCTCTTTGCAGGGCCCAGCCCGAGATCCTTGCCACGCTGCTGGTGGCTAAAGGCACTGCTTCGGGCGCAACGCAATTTATGGACGCCGGTATAACGCAGGTTATAGAAAAGCCGATCGCCGGAGCGGAATTGCTGGAAATGGCCGTTCCTGCCTCTGCGCGGACAATGGACATTGTGGGGAAAGACCCGCTTGTAACGCAAGCGGCTTAA